One Dreissena polymorpha isolate Duluth1 chromosome 9, UMN_Dpol_1.0, whole genome shotgun sequence genomic window carries:
- the LOC127845294 gene encoding zonadhesin-like, protein MIPSGFLVAVVFLSCFYIVRCNVNSPCNATVACANNITVCENGFCHIQAGQVCTLETTPTVATTVTTPSQVSSSTSATTTTVATTTTAATTTPLPGPVKRRRRSANQQECVSNASCVPGLQPTLVCACNDGYKADNGKCNKDPENGAGHVRVTELFSVMVTTVLLFLI, encoded by the exons ATGATTCCATCAGGGTTCTTGGTGGCGGTGGTATTTCTGTCGTGTTTCTACATTGTGCGATGTAATGTGAATA GTCCATGTAATGCAACGGTAGCATGTGCAAATAATATCACAGTTTGTGAAAATGGTTTCTGTCATATAC AGGCCGGCCAAGTATGCACGCTTGAAACTACACCAACCGTAGCAACAACTGTAACAACACCTTCACAAGTATCGAGTTCTACCTCGGCAACAACAACTACTGTGGCAACAACAACGACTGCGGCAACAACTACTC CACTACCTGGCCCCGTAAAACGAAGAAGACGCAGTGCAAACCAACAGGAGTGTGTTTCAAACGCAAGTTGTGTACCTGGCCTACAACCAACACTGGTGTGCGCGTGTAATGATGGCTATAAAGCAGATAATGGAAAGTGCAACAAAG ATCCTGAGAATGGCGCCGGACATGTGAGAGTGACAGAACTTTTTAGTGTCATGGTGACGACAGTTCTGCTGTTTCTAATCTAG